From a region of the Myroides sp. JBRI-B21084 genome:
- a CDS encoding DNA primase, with the protein MKRIIVDYAKLTNEILTLLVEKFPDGYDDADVIQFTNAKGELIEAVEVRTEDTIYLVKVSTKLQDRIENFDEEEEELPAVDSINVKDIDLEEEEEETKPKKSSKKKANKANDDEEQDDDDDEDYDDDDDYDDDEDYDDDEDFDDDDK; encoded by the coding sequence ATGAAACGAATAATTGTTGATTACGCAAAATTAACAAACGAAATTTTAACCTTATTAGTCGAGAAATTTCCAGACGGATACGATGATGCCGATGTTATCCAATTTACCAATGCAAAAGGCGAGTTAATTGAAGCGGTTGAGGTACGTACAGAAGATACTATTTATTTAGTAAAAGTAAGTACTAAACTACAAGATCGTATTGAAAATTTTGACGAGGAAGAAGAAGAATTACCTGCAGTTGACTCTATCAACGTTAAAGACATTGATTTAGAAGAAGAAGAAGAGGAAACTAAACCTAAAAAATCGTCAAAGAAAAAAGCAAATAAAGCTAATGATGATGAAGAGCAAGACGACGACGACGATGAAGATTACGACGACGACGATGATTATGACGATGATGAAGATTACGACGACGATGAAGATTTTGACGACGACGATAAATAA
- a CDS encoding deoxyhypusine synthase family protein, translating to MKGPISQFIEHNYRHFNAAALVDAAKGYEQHLLENGKMLISLGGAMSTAELGVSLAEMIRQDKVHFISCTGANLEEDVMNLVAHSHYKRIPNWRDLTPVEERELLDAHFNRVTDTCIPEEEAFRRLQQHLEDVWNAAEAKGERYFPHEFLYQVVNSGVLEQYYEIDPKDSWIVAAAQKNLPIVCPGWEDSTTGNIFAANVIKGNLQASTVKSGIEYMIYLTEWYRANSGGKGVGFFQIAGGISGDFPICVVPMMYQDLEWEDVPFWSYFCQISDSTTSYGSYSGAVPNEKITWGKLDIDTPKFMIESDATIVAPLVFAYILGQ from the coding sequence ATGAAGGGTCCAATTTCTCAATTTATCGAACATAATTACCGTCATTTCAATGCTGCTGCTTTAGTAGATGCTGCTAAAGGATACGAGCAACATTTGTTAGAAAATGGTAAAATGTTAATTTCATTAGGTGGTGCCATGTCAACTGCAGAGTTGGGTGTGTCGTTAGCCGAAATGATTCGTCAAGATAAAGTGCATTTTATATCGTGTACGGGTGCTAATTTAGAAGAAGATGTAATGAATTTAGTAGCACATTCACACTACAAAAGAATACCAAACTGGAGAGATTTAACCCCAGTAGAAGAACGTGAATTATTAGACGCACACTTTAACCGTGTTACAGATACTTGCATACCAGAAGAAGAAGCTTTTCGCCGTTTACAACAACATTTAGAAGATGTTTGGAACGCAGCCGAAGCTAAAGGCGAGCGTTACTTTCCGCACGAATTTTTATATCAAGTAGTAAATTCGGGCGTTTTAGAACAATATTATGAAATTGATCCAAAAGATTCATGGATTGTAGCTGCAGCACAAAAAAACTTGCCAATTGTATGTCCAGGTTGGGAAGATTCAACAACAGGAAACATATTTGCTGCAAACGTAATTAAAGGAAATTTACAAGCATCTACCGTAAAATCGGGTATTGAATACATGATTTATTTAACAGAATGGTACCGTGCAAACTCTGGCGGTAAAGGGGTAGGTTTCTTCCAAATTGCAGGTGGTATTTCAGGTGATTTTCCAATTTGTGTTGTACCAATGATGTATCAAGATTTAGAGTGGGAAGATGTACCATTTTGGTCGTACTTCTGTCAAATTTCCGATTCAACAACATCATACGGTTCATACTCAGGTGCTGTGCCTAACGAGAAAATTACATGGGGTAAATTAGATATCGATACACCTAAATTTATGATAGAATCTGATGCTACCATAGTGGCACCACTTGTATTTGCTTATATATTAGGACAATAA
- a CDS encoding arginine decarboxylase, producing MNTKYFDLINQTFYFPQEEFTLNKDNLMFHNIDLMKLVEQYGTPLKFTYLPQISNNINKAKGWFRQAMEKHKYEGNYYYCYCTKSSHFEYVMNEAFKNDIHVETSSAFDINIVENLLENGKITKKTNIICNGFKRDQYIENIARLINNGHKNTIPIIDNYEELDLLQEQIKGKFQIGIRIASEEEPKFEFYTSRLGIGYKNILPFYRKTVAENNKVELKMLHFFINTGIRDTAYYWNELSKCLKVYTNLKKECPTLNSLNIGGGFPIKNSLNFDYDYAYMVDEIINQIKMACEEADVDVPNIFTEFGSFTVGESGGAIYKVLYQKQQNDREKWNMIDSSFITTLPDTWAINKRFIMLAVNRWNDSYERVLLGGLTCDSDDYYNSEQNWNAIYLPKFNKEKPLYLGFFNTGAYQETIGGQGGIHHCLIPQPKHILIDRDENGILATEVFSEQQTADDVLKILGYSNNKQTK from the coding sequence ATGAATACAAAATATTTCGACCTAATAAACCAAACTTTTTACTTTCCACAAGAAGAATTTACATTAAATAAAGATAATTTAATGTTCCATAATATCGATTTAATGAAATTGGTAGAACAATACGGAACACCTTTAAAATTTACTTATTTACCACAAATTTCTAACAACATTAACAAAGCAAAAGGTTGGTTTAGACAAGCAATGGAAAAACATAAGTACGAAGGTAATTATTACTATTGCTATTGTACTAAAAGTTCGCATTTTGAATATGTGATGAACGAAGCTTTTAAAAACGATATTCACGTGGAAACGTCGTCGGCTTTTGATATTAACATTGTTGAAAATTTACTAGAAAACGGTAAAATAACAAAAAAAACCAATATTATTTGCAATGGTTTTAAACGCGACCAATACATTGAAAATATTGCACGTTTAATTAACAATGGTCATAAAAATACCATTCCAATTATTGATAATTACGAAGAATTAGATTTGTTACAAGAACAAATTAAAGGTAAATTTCAAATTGGTATTCGTATCGCATCAGAAGAAGAACCAAAGTTTGAGTTTTATACATCGCGTTTAGGTATCGGTTACAAAAATATTTTACCTTTTTATCGCAAAACGGTTGCCGAAAACAATAAAGTAGAACTTAAAATGTTGCACTTTTTTATTAATACTGGCATACGTGATACCGCATATTATTGGAATGAATTAAGCAAATGTTTAAAGGTGTACACCAACCTTAAAAAAGAATGTCCTACGCTTAATAGTTTAAATATAGGTGGTGGTTTTCCTATAAAAAACTCGTTAAACTTTGATTACGATTACGCCTATATGGTAGACGAAATTATTAATCAAATAAAAATGGCGTGCGAAGAAGCCGATGTTGATGTACCAAATATTTTTACCGAATTTGGGTCGTTTACAGTAGGTGAATCGGGTGGTGCTATTTACAAAGTATTGTATCAAAAACAACAAAACGATCGTGAAAAATGGAATATGATCGACTCATCTTTCATTACCACATTGCCAGATACATGGGCAATTAACAAACGTTTTATTATGTTAGCAGTTAACCGTTGGAACGATTCGTATGAGCGTGTACTTTTAGGAGGTTTAACTTGCGATTCAGACGATTATTACAATTCAGAACAAAACTGGAACGCTATATATTTACCTAAATTCAATAAAGAAAAACCATTGTATTTAGGCTTTTTTAACACTGGTGCATACCAAGAAACCATTGGTGGGCAAGGTGGTATTCATCACTGTTTAATTCCGCAACCAAAGCACATTTTAATAGATCGTGACGAAAACGGAATTTTAGCAACCGAAGTATTTTCTGAACAGCAAACAGCCGATGATGTTTTAAAAATATTAGGATATTCAAACAACAAACAAACAAAATAA
- the pyrR gene encoding bifunctional pyr operon transcriptional regulator/uracil phosphoribosyltransferase PyrR, producing the protein MSSKILLNSQEVNIILHRLACQLIEKHNDFSNTVLIGMQPRGKFLAQNLTEILTNHYGIENVALGYLDITFFRDDFRRNDKPLEANKTQIDFLVEDKNVVFIDDVLYTGRSIRAALTAIQSFGRPKEIELLVLIDRRFSRHLPIQPDYRGRQVDAFNNEKVKVQWIAEGASANEVFLLSNPS; encoded by the coding sequence ATGAGTTCAAAAATATTGTTAAATTCACAAGAAGTTAATATCATCTTACACCGTTTAGCATGCCAATTAATTGAAAAACACAACGATTTTTCAAACACTGTACTAATAGGTATGCAACCACGTGGTAAATTTTTAGCCCAAAATTTAACAGAAATACTAACAAACCATTACGGAATTGAAAACGTAGCTTTGGGTTATTTAGATATTACTTTTTTTAGAGATGATTTTCGTAGAAACGATAAACCATTAGAAGCCAACAAAACCCAAATTGATTTTTTAGTTGAAGATAAAAACGTTGTTTTTATAGATGATGTTCTATATACTGGGCGCAGCATACGTGCAGCACTAACTGCTATACAATCGTTTGGTCGTCCTAAAGAAATTGAATTATTGGTATTGATAGATCGCCGTTTTAGCAGGCATTTGCCCATACAACCAGATTACCGCGGCAGACAAGTTGATGCTTTTAACAACGAAAAAGTTAAAGTACAATGGATAGCCGAAGGTGCATCAGCAAACGAAGTATTTTTACTTTCAAATCCATCTTAA